One window of the Enterobacter huaxiensis genome contains the following:
- the ftsA gene encoding cell division protein FtsA, which produces MIKATDRKLVVGLEIGTAKVAALVGEVLPDGMVNIIGVGSCPSRGMDKGGVNDLESVVKCVQRAIDQAELMADCQISSVYLALSGKHISCQNEIGMVPISEEEVTQEDVENVVHTAKSVRVRDEHRVLHVIPQEYAIDYQEGIKNPVGLSGVRMQAKVHLITCHNDMAKNIVKAVERCGLKVDQLIFAGLAASYSVLTEDERELGVCVVDIGGGTMDMAVYTGGALRHTKVIPYAGNVVTSDIAYAFGTPPSDAEAIKVRHGCALGSIVGKDESVEVPSVGGRPPRSLQRQTLAEVIEPRYTELLNLVNEEILQLQEQLRQQGVKHHLAAGIVLTGGAAQIEGLAACAQRVFHTQVRIGAPLNITGLTDYAQEPYYSTAVGLLHYGKESHLSGEAEVEKRVSVGSWVKRLNTWLRKEF; this is translated from the coding sequence ATGATCAAGGCGACGGACAGAAAACTGGTAGTTGGACTGGAGATTGGCACCGCGAAGGTTGCCGCTTTAGTAGGGGAAGTTCTGCCCGACGGTATGGTCAATATCATTGGCGTGGGCAGCTGCCCGTCCCGTGGTATGGATAAAGGTGGGGTAAATGACCTTGAGTCGGTGGTGAAATGCGTACAGCGCGCCATCGATCAGGCTGAATTAATGGCGGATTGCCAGATCTCCTCTGTCTATCTGGCCCTTTCTGGCAAGCACATCAGCTGCCAGAACGAAATCGGTATGGTGCCGATTTCTGAAGAAGAAGTGACGCAGGAAGACGTTGAGAACGTTGTGCATACGGCGAAGTCCGTGCGCGTTCGCGATGAGCACCGCGTGCTGCACGTGATCCCGCAGGAATATGCGATTGACTACCAGGAAGGGATCAAGAACCCGGTCGGTCTTTCCGGCGTGCGTATGCAGGCAAAAGTGCACCTGATCACATGTCACAACGATATGGCGAAGAACATCGTCAAAGCCGTTGAACGTTGTGGCCTGAAAGTTGACCAACTTATTTTCGCCGGTCTGGCCGCGAGTTATTCCGTGCTGACCGAAGATGAACGTGAACTGGGCGTCTGTGTGGTCGATATTGGTGGTGGTACAATGGACATGGCTGTCTATACCGGCGGCGCGCTGCGCCACACCAAAGTGATCCCTTATGCCGGGAACGTTGTGACCAGCGATATTGCCTACGCCTTTGGTACGCCACCGAGCGATGCAGAGGCCATTAAAGTCCGCCACGGGTGCGCACTGGGTTCTATCGTGGGCAAAGATGAGAGCGTTGAAGTGCCGAGCGTCGGTGGTCGTCCACCGCGCAGCCTGCAGCGCCAGACGTTGGCAGAGGTGATTGAGCCGCGCTATACCGAGCTGCTCAACCTGGTCAACGAAGAGATTTTGCAGTTACAGGAACAGCTTCGCCAGCAGGGCGTTAAACATCATCTTGCGGCGGGGATTGTATTAACCGGCGGGGCAGCGCAAATTGAAGGTCTTGCGGCCTGCGCTCAGCGCGTGTTCCATACGCAGGTGCGTATTGGTGCGCCGCTGAATATTACCGGTTTAACGGATTACGCTCAGGAGCCGTATTACTCAACGGCCGTGGGCCTGCTGCACTACGGGAAAGAATCCCATTTGAGTGGTGAAGCAGAAGTGGAAAAACGCGTCTCGGTGGGGTCTTGGGTCAAACGACTTAACACCTGGTTGCGAAAAGAGTTTTAA
- the ftsQ gene encoding cell division protein FtsQ, with protein sequence MSQAALNTRNREEEEEYSSSRRSNGTRLAGIIFLLGVLCTVFISGWMVLGWMEDAQRLPLSKLVVTGERHYTRNDDIRQSILALGSPGTFMTQDVNIIQSQIERLPWIKQASVRKQWPDELKIHLVEYVPIARWNDQHMVDVDGNSFSVPSDRVNKQNLPMLYGPEGSENEVLQGFRDMGQVLAKNRFTLKDAAMTARRSWQLTLTNGIKLNLGRGDTMKRLARFVELYPVLQQQAQTDGKRISYVDLRYDSGAAVGWEPAPVEEPNQQQNQAQVQAEQQ encoded by the coding sequence ATGTCTCAGGCTGCATTGAACACGCGCAACCGCGAAGAAGAGGAAGAATATTCTTCTTCACGCCGGAGTAATGGAACGCGTCTTGCAGGAATTATTTTCCTGCTCGGGGTGCTGTGCACCGTGTTTATCAGCGGCTGGATGGTGCTGGGCTGGATGGAAGATGCGCAGCGTTTACCGCTCTCTAAGCTTGTGGTGACCGGCGAGCGTCACTACACGCGTAACGATGATATTCGCCAGTCTATTCTGGCGCTGGGTTCGCCTGGCACCTTTATGACGCAGGACGTCAATATTATCCAGAGCCAGATTGAACGTCTGCCGTGGATAAAACAGGCGAGCGTAAGAAAGCAATGGCCTGATGAATTGAAGATTCATCTGGTTGAATATGTGCCCATTGCGCGTTGGAATGATCAGCACATGGTAGACGTGGACGGAAATTCCTTCAGCGTCCCAAGCGATCGCGTCAACAAGCAAAATTTACCGATGTTGTATGGCCCGGAAGGCAGCGAAAATGAAGTGTTACAGGGTTTTCGCGATATGGGACAGGTGCTGGCTAAGAACCGCTTTACGTTAAAAGATGCCGCGATGACGGCGCGCCGCTCCTGGCAGCTGACGTTAACGAATGGCATTAAGCTCAACCTTGGCCGCGGCGACACAATGAAACGTCTGGCGCGTTTTGTAGAACTTTACCCGGTTTTACAGCAGCAGGCGCAGACGGACGGCAAACGGATAAGCTACGTTGATTTGCGCTATGACTCAGGCGCAGCAGTCGGTTGGGAGCCGGCTCCGGTCGAGGAACCTAATCAGCAACAGAATCAGGCACAGGTACAGGCAGAACAACAATGA
- a CDS encoding D-alanine--D-alanine ligase translates to MADKIAVLFGGTSAEREVSLNSGAAVLAGLREGGVDAHPVDPKEADVTQLKAMGFDKVFIALHGRGGEDGTLQGLLELIGMPYTGSGVMASAISMDKLRSKLLWQGAGLPVAPWVALTRREFELGLSDSVNTRIAALGLPVIVKPSREGSSVGMSKVDKAGDLSSALALAFQHDEEVLIEKWLSGPEFTVAMLGEEILPSIRIQPAGVFYDYEAKYLSDETQYFCPSGLEAEREADLQSLVLKAWNVLGCRGWGRIDVMLDSDGQFYLLEANTSPGMTSHSLVPMAARQAGMSFSQLVVRILDQAG, encoded by the coding sequence ATGGCTGATAAGATTGCTGTCCTGTTTGGCGGCACCTCCGCCGAGCGCGAGGTTTCCCTGAACTCAGGCGCAGCCGTGCTGGCGGGCCTGCGTGAAGGCGGCGTGGATGCGCACCCGGTCGATCCTAAAGAGGCCGATGTGACGCAGCTGAAAGCGATGGGCTTTGATAAAGTCTTCATCGCCCTGCACGGTCGCGGTGGTGAAGACGGCACGCTGCAGGGATTGCTGGAGTTAATCGGCATGCCGTACACCGGCAGCGGCGTTATGGCGTCTGCCATTTCCATGGATAAACTGCGCAGCAAACTGCTGTGGCAAGGGGCGGGGCTGCCCGTTGCGCCATGGGTTGCGCTGACGCGTCGTGAATTTGAATTGGGCCTGTCAGACAGCGTTAATACACGCATTGCTGCACTGGGCCTGCCGGTTATTGTTAAGCCGAGCCGCGAAGGCTCAAGCGTGGGAATGTCCAAAGTCGATAAAGCAGGGGATTTATCCTCTGCCTTAGCGCTGGCATTTCAACATGATGAAGAAGTTCTGATTGAAAAATGGCTCAGCGGGCCGGAATTTACCGTCGCGATGCTTGGCGAAGAAATTTTACCGTCAATTCGCATCCAACCCGCCGGAGTCTTCTATGATTATGAGGCGAAGTATCTCTCTGATGAGACGCAATATTTCTGCCCAAGTGGTCTTGAAGCAGAACGTGAAGCAGATTTACAGTCTCTGGTGCTTAAAGCCTGGAATGTTCTGGGGTGCCGCGGCTGGGGACGCATTGATGTGATGCTCGACAGTGATGGGCAATTTTACCTGCTGGAAGCCAACACTTCTCCAGGCATGACCAGCCACAGCCTTGTGCCGATGGCGGCGCGTCAGGCGGGAATGAGCTTCTCGCAGTTAGTCGTACGTATTCTGGACCAGGCGGGCTGA
- the murC gene encoding UDP-N-acetylmuramate--L-alanine ligase — translation MNTQQLAKLRSIVPEMRRVRHIHFVGIGGAGMGGIAEVLANEGYQISGSDLAPNPVTQQLASLGATIYFNHRPENVRDASVVVVSSAISSDNPEIVAAHEARIPVIRRAEMLAELMRFRHGIAVAGTHGKTTTTAMVSSIYAEAGLDPTFVNGGLVKAAGVHARLGHSRYLIAEADESDASFLHLQPMVAIVTNIEADHMDTYQGDFENLKQTFINFLHNLPFYGRAVMCVDDPVIRELLPRVGRQITTYGFSEDADVRVEDYKQVGAQGHFTLARQDKELLQVTLNAPGRHNALNAAAAVAVATEEGIEDEAILRALESFQGTGRRFDFLGEFPLDAVNGKAGTAMLVDDYGHHPTEVDATIKAARAGWPDKNLVMIFQPHRYTRTRDLYDDFANVLSQVDTLLMLDVYSAGETPIPGADSRSLCRTIRGRGKVDPILVSDPAQAAEILAPVLTGNDLILIQGAGNIGKIARTLAEIKLKPQTQEDGRHG, via the coding sequence ATGAATACACAACAACTGGCGAAACTGCGTTCTATCGTGCCCGAGATGCGTCGCGTCCGGCACATTCACTTTGTCGGCATCGGCGGTGCTGGCATGGGCGGTATTGCCGAAGTGTTAGCTAACGAAGGTTATCAGATCAGCGGTTCCGATCTGGCGCCAAACCCTGTTACGCAGCAGTTAGCGTCGCTTGGGGCGACTATCTATTTCAACCATCGCCCGGAAAACGTGCGCGATGCGAGCGTGGTGGTGGTGTCCAGCGCCATCTCCTCTGACAACCCGGAAATCGTTGCCGCGCATGAAGCGCGTATCCCGGTGATCCGCCGTGCTGAAATGCTGGCGGAACTGATGCGTTTCCGTCACGGCATCGCGGTTGCGGGTACGCACGGTAAAACCACGACCACGGCAATGGTATCCAGCATTTACGCCGAGGCCGGACTGGATCCGACGTTCGTCAACGGCGGCCTGGTAAAAGCGGCAGGCGTGCATGCGCGTCTGGGGCACAGCCGCTATCTGATTGCAGAAGCGGATGAGAGCGATGCGTCGTTCCTGCACCTGCAGCCAATGGTGGCGATTGTCACCAACATCGAAGCTGACCACATGGATACCTACCAGGGCGACTTCGAGAATCTCAAACAGACCTTTATTAATTTCCTGCACAATCTGCCGTTCTATGGACGTGCGGTAATGTGCGTCGACGATCCGGTGATCCGCGAGCTGCTGCCGCGCGTTGGGCGTCAGATTACCACCTACGGTTTCAGCGAAGACGCTGACGTGCGTGTGGAAGATTACAAGCAGGTTGGGGCGCAGGGACATTTCACCCTGGCGCGTCAGGACAAAGAGCTGCTGCAGGTTACGCTGAACGCGCCGGGCCGTCATAACGCCCTGAATGCGGCGGCGGCGGTGGCTGTTGCCACGGAAGAAGGCATTGAAGACGAGGCGATCCTGCGCGCGCTGGAAAGCTTCCAGGGTACAGGCCGTCGCTTCGACTTCCTCGGCGAATTCCCGCTCGACGCCGTAAACGGCAAAGCGGGTACCGCCATGCTGGTGGACGACTACGGTCACCACCCAACGGAAGTGGATGCAACCATCAAAGCGGCACGCGCGGGCTGGCCGGATAAAAACCTGGTGATGATCTTCCAGCCGCACCGCTACACCCGTACCCGCGATCTGTATGACGATTTCGCCAACGTGCTGTCGCAGGTCGATACGCTGCTGATGCTGGACGTTTATTCCGCGGGCGAAACGCCGATTCCGGGCGCGGACAGCCGTTCTCTGTGTCGTACCATCCGTGGACGCGGTAAAGTGGACCCAATTCTGGTCTCCGACCCGGCTCAGGCAGCGGAAATTCTCGCGCCGGTGCTGACGGGTAACGATCTGATTCTGATTCAGGGTGCGGGAAATATCGGCAAAATCGCCCGTACCTTAGCCGAAATCAAACTGAAGCCGCAAACTCAGGAGGACGGGCGTCATGGCTGA
- the murG gene encoding undecaprenyldiphospho-muramoylpentapeptide beta-N-acetylglucosaminyltransferase — MNQPKRLMVMAGGTGGHVFPGLAVAHHLMDQGWQVRWLGTADRMEADLVPKHGIEIDFIRISGLRGKGLKAMLLAPVRIFNAWRQARTIMKQFKPDVVLGMGGYVSGPGGLAAWSLGIPVVLHEQNGIAGLTNKWLAKIATKVMQAFPGAFPKADVVGNPVRVDVLALPLPEARLNGREGPVRVLVVGGSQGARILNQTMPQVAAKLGDAVTIWHQSGKGAQQTVEQAYAEAGQPQHKVTEFIDDMAAAYAWADVVVCRSGALTVSEIAAAGLPALFVPFQHKDRQQYWNALPLEKAGAAKIFEQPQFTADAVATTLAGWNRDALLEMAQRARATAIPDATERVAKEVSLAAQA; from the coding sequence ATGAATCAACCGAAGCGGTTAATGGTGATGGCAGGCGGTACCGGCGGACACGTGTTCCCGGGGCTCGCGGTTGCGCACCATTTAATGGATCAGGGCTGGCAGGTACGCTGGCTGGGAACCGCAGACCGCATGGAAGCCGACCTGGTACCGAAGCACGGTATTGAGATCGACTTTATTCGTATTTCCGGCCTGCGGGGCAAAGGCCTCAAGGCAATGCTGCTGGCCCCGGTGCGTATTTTTAACGCCTGGCGTCAGGCGCGCACCATCATGAAGCAGTTTAAGCCTGATGTGGTGCTGGGCATGGGCGGGTATGTGTCTGGCCCCGGCGGGCTGGCGGCATGGTCGCTGGGCATTCCCGTGGTGCTGCACGAGCAGAACGGTATCGCCGGTTTGACCAACAAATGGCTGGCGAAAATCGCCACTAAAGTGATGCAGGCATTCCCTGGCGCGTTCCCGAAAGCGGATGTCGTCGGAAACCCAGTGCGCGTCGATGTGCTGGCGCTACCGCTGCCTGAGGCTCGCCTGAACGGCCGTGAAGGCCCGGTCCGCGTGCTGGTCGTCGGCGGTTCTCAGGGGGCTCGCATCCTGAACCAGACGATGCCGCAGGTTGCCGCAAAGCTGGGCGATGCCGTGACTATCTGGCATCAGAGCGGTAAAGGCGCTCAGCAGACCGTTGAGCAGGCTTACGCCGAAGCGGGGCAGCCGCAGCATAAAGTGACGGAGTTTATCGACGATATGGCCGCAGCCTACGCCTGGGCCGACGTTGTGGTCTGTCGTTCGGGTGCATTAACGGTGAGTGAGATTGCCGCCGCGGGCCTGCCTGCGCTGTTTGTGCCTTTCCAGCACAAAGACCGCCAGCAGTACTGGAATGCGCTGCCGCTTGAAAAAGCCGGCGCCGCGAAGATTTTTGAGCAGCCACAATTTACCGCCGATGCGGTCGCCACCACTCTGGCGGGCTGGAACAGAGACGCATTGCTGGAGATGGCGCAGCGCGCGCGCGCGACGGCTATCCCGGATGCGACAGAACGAGTGGCAAAAGAAGTGAGCCTGGCAGCCCAGGCTTAA
- the ftsW gene encoding cell division protein FtsW, with amino-acid sequence MRLSLPRLKMPRLPGFGILVWLFAALKGWVMASRDKDSDSLIMYDRMLFWLTLGLAAIGFIMVTSASMPVGQRLANDPFLFAKRDGLYIILAFCLAMVTLRLPMAFWQRHSTAMLIASIVMLLIVLVVGSSVNGASRWIAFGPLRIQPAEFTKLSLFCYLANYLVRKVDEVRNNLRGFLKPMGVILVLAVLLLAQPDLGTVVVLFVTTLAMLFLAGAKLWQFIAIIGMGISAVVLLILAEPYRIRRVTSFWNPWEDPFGSGYQLTQSLMAFGRGEVWGQGLGNSVQKLEYLPEAHTDFIFSIIGEELGYIGVVLALLMVFFVAFRAMSIGRKALEIDHRFSGFLACSIGIWFSFQALVNVGAAAGMLPTKGLTLPLISYGGSSLLIMSTAIMFLLRIDYETRLEKAQAFTRGSR; translated from the coding sequence ATGCGTTTATCTCTCCCTCGCCTGAAAATGCCGCGCCTGCCAGGATTTGGAATTCTGGTGTGGCTTTTTGCGGCCCTGAAAGGCTGGGTGATGGCTTCGCGGGATAAAGATTCCGATAGCCTGATCATGTACGACCGCATGCTGTTCTGGCTTACGCTGGGGCTGGCGGCGATCGGTTTTATCATGGTGACGTCAGCGTCGATGCCTGTTGGCCAGCGTCTCGCTAACGATCCCTTCCTGTTTGCCAAGCGTGACGGGCTGTACATCATCCTGGCGTTTTGTCTTGCGATGGTGACCTTGCGCCTGCCGATGGCGTTCTGGCAGCGCCACAGTACGGCCATGCTGATCGCGTCGATCGTCATGCTGCTGATTGTACTGGTCGTGGGTAGCTCCGTTAACGGGGCATCGCGCTGGATTGCCTTCGGTCCGCTGCGTATTCAGCCGGCCGAGTTCACCAAGCTCTCCCTGTTCTGCTATCTGGCAAACTACCTGGTGCGTAAAGTTGATGAAGTGCGTAACAACCTTCGCGGCTTTTTGAAACCGATGGGAGTAATCCTGGTTCTTGCCGTGCTCTTGCTGGCGCAGCCTGACCTCGGTACCGTAGTCGTACTGTTTGTGACCACGCTGGCGATGCTATTCCTGGCCGGGGCCAAGCTGTGGCAGTTCATCGCCATCATCGGGATGGGGATATCTGCGGTTGTGCTGCTGATCCTCGCCGAGCCGTATCGTATCCGCCGCGTGACCTCGTTCTGGAACCCCTGGGAAGACCCGTTCGGCAGCGGTTATCAGCTGACGCAGTCGTTGATGGCGTTTGGCCGCGGTGAAGTCTGGGGGCAAGGCTTAGGTAACTCGGTGCAAAAACTGGAGTATTTACCTGAGGCCCACACGGACTTCATCTTCTCCATTATTGGGGAAGAGCTGGGTTATATCGGTGTGGTATTGGCACTATTAATGGTATTCTTCGTCGCTTTCCGCGCCATGTCGATTGGCCGTAAAGCGCTGGAGATCGATCACCGCTTCTCAGGTTTTCTGGCCTGCTCAATTGGTATCTGGTTTAGCTTCCAGGCATTGGTTAACGTTGGGGCCGCAGCAGGCATGCTGCCGACCAAGGGCCTGACGTTGCCGCTGATAAGCTATGGTGGTTCGAGTCTGCTGATTATGTCGACGGCCATCATGTTTTTGTTACGTATAGATTATGAGACGCGTCTGGAGAAAGCACAGGCGTTTACACGAGGTTCACGATGA